The following are encoded in a window of Lacinutrix sp. WUR7 genomic DNA:
- a CDS encoding aldo/keto reductase: MKYTTLPNTNIKVSKICLGTMTWGNQNTQDEGFEQMDYALDQGVNFFDTAELYPVPATAETYAETERIIGNWFKKTGNRDKVVLASKIAGPGDYTAHVRTNGFQPEAIKDAVNKSLERLQTDYIDLYQLHWPERQTNTFDTRDYVHNPNDKWQDNFNEVLHTLDEIIKEGKIRQVGISNEKAWGTMRYLEESKKHSLPRMVTIQNAYSLLNRVFEGDMAEIAMRENIGLLAYSPMAFGVLSGKYIKGTAADNARLKLFPRFKRYSSDSCTKAAKQYLKIAEENNMSLAQMSLAFVTQQPFVTSNIIGATTMTQLKENINSIHVELNNDILKQIKSVHDAIPNPTA; encoded by the coding sequence ATGAAATACACAACACTACCAAACACCAATATTAAAGTAAGTAAAATTTGTTTAGGTACCATGACTTGGGGAAACCAAAACACCCAAGATGAAGGTTTTGAGCAAATGGATTATGCCTTAGATCAAGGAGTCAACTTTTTTGATACTGCAGAATTGTATCCGGTTCCGGCAACAGCCGAAACCTATGCCGAAACAGAACGTATTATTGGTAACTGGTTTAAGAAAACAGGAAATAGAGATAAAGTAGTCTTGGCATCCAAGATTGCGGGCCCTGGAGATTATACGGCACACGTTAGAACCAATGGGTTTCAGCCCGAAGCGATTAAAGATGCCGTAAATAAAAGTTTAGAGCGTTTGCAAACAGATTATATCGATCTGTATCAATTACATTGGCCAGAAAGACAAACCAATACTTTTGATACTAGAGATTATGTGCATAACCCAAATGACAAGTGGCAGGATAATTTTAATGAAGTCTTACATACTTTAGATGAAATAATAAAAGAAGGAAAAATTCGTCAAGTAGGAATTTCTAATGAAAAAGCTTGGGGAACCATGCGTTATTTAGAAGAGTCTAAAAAGCATAGTCTACCAAGAATGGTAACCATTCAAAACGCATACTCTTTACTTAATCGTGTTTTTGAGGGAGATATGGCAGAAATTGCAATGCGAGAAAATATAGGTTTATTAGCATATTCCCCAATGGCTTTTGGTGTGTTATCTGGAAAGTATATAAAAGGTACAGCGGCAGACAATGCAAGGCTGAAATTATTTCCAAGATTTAAAAGATATAGTAGTGATTCTTGTACAAAAGCTGCTAAGCAGTATTTAAAAATAGCAGAAGAAAATAATATGAGTCTCGCGCAAATGTCTTTAGCGTTTGTAACACAACAGCCTTTTGTTACCAGTAATATAATTGGAGCTACTACAATGACGCAATTAAAAGAGAATATTAATAGTATTCATGTCGAGTTAAATAATGATATTTTAAAGCAGATAAAATCGGTTCATGATGCAATTCCAAATCCAACGGCATAA
- a CDS encoding CusA/CzcA family heavy metal efflux RND transporter has protein sequence MLENIIRFSLKNKLIIFLFTAFIVGFGIFSLTKIPIGAVPDITNNQVQVITTSRNLSTQDVEQFITYPVELEMANLPGVEEIRSVSKFGLSVVTIVFSDDLGTFLPRQLIAEKIKSATEQIPEGFGSPEMGPITTGLGEIYQYILDVKPGYEDTYTTTDLRTIQDWVVKRQLSGIPGVVEVNTWGGFLKQYEVAINPNKLTAMQITIAEIYEALEKNNSVSGGGYIEKNNKAFFIRGEGLVTSLEDIKNIVVKNDGTPIYIKDVATVGFGSATRFGAITGNGEGEKVLGQIMMLKDGNSKEVIDTVKERVASIQSTLPEGVYINGFLERSELIAKTTFTVAENLILGSLIVIFVVVLLLGNWRSGLVVASVIPLSLLFAIILMRQFGVDANLMSLGAIDFGIIIDGAVIIVEFIAFQIMSKSAHLSEISKNEKQAEIDQITLKSASKMMNSAIFGQLIILIVFIPILSLSGIEGKMFKPMAMTFSFALIGAMILCLTYVPVVSSMFLKPSKQSAKNISARLMNFLNKGYQPVIHWALSNKRIVVVLSAILLASSVWIFSKMGGEFVPTLDEGDFVIQPVLKTGTSLGRTIEITTRIEQILLDNFPEVDQVVTRIGAAEVPTDPMSMEESDVIIKLKPKKEWTSAKSKDALADKFKEALAVIPGMEVEFTQPIEMRFNELVTGVRADVAIKIFGEDLTVLATKANEIKTLIENVEGAADISVEKVEGLPQMSVKFNRSKIARYGLNISDLNDVISMGFAGKTAGSVFEGEKRFDLVLRLQENNRKNIESLENLYVDTPNGNKIPLSELAEISYTTGPAQISRDDTKRRIVVGINVRNRDLQSVVNDVQQIIESKLKLPVGYTITYGGQFENLQSAKDRLLVAVPVALVLIFILLYFAFNSIKEALIVYSAIPLSAVGGILLLWIRDLPFSISAGVGFIALFGIAVLNGIVLIEHFKELKAEGFSNINERIKKGTSERLRPVLLTAAAAALGFLPMAISTNAGAEVQRPLATVVIGGLVTATLLTLVVLPILYAWFEEKKELKMNKKAIASVIVLLFTFSIQAQNKPLNIAQTLELAIENNANLKAENLKIDQSNALVTSAFLFDKTSIYYNYDESNLAINNEPLKVFGVSQGFKFPTVYFAEKKVNQSKVKVQEANFSLQLQQLKKQVYANYYQLSYAKNKAENYKYLDSLYRDFAKKAARRFELGETNYLEMITAKSKQKQLETRYKQSLQEVVLYREQLKKIVQVDSITIADGLLEKLEVEQLSVTKNASLSVFDASMDYQQAQTKLEKQSVLPDLNAEYFQGTNSGLNDNIKGYQLGIKIPILFGGQRSKIKAAKIAQEVIAEQKQDYQTQLNAEYQSLLAKLQQYEEAITYHETQGQTLSEEIIKTANRTFKEGEIDFFQYIQSLETAKDIQLNYLEQLNQYNQTVITINNLTL, from the coding sequence ATGTTAGAAAACATCATAAGATTCAGCTTAAAAAACAAGCTGATCATATTTCTATTTACAGCCTTTATTGTAGGCTTTGGTATTTTTTCATTAACCAAAATTCCAATTGGCGCAGTGCCAGACATTACCAATAACCAAGTACAGGTTATTACCACTTCACGCAATTTATCTACACAAGATGTAGAGCAATTTATTACCTATCCTGTAGAGCTAGAAATGGCCAATTTACCAGGAGTTGAAGAAATTCGTTCGGTTTCCAAATTCGGGTTATCTGTTGTTACTATTGTATTTAGCGATGATTTAGGCACTTTTTTACCAAGACAGCTTATCGCTGAAAAGATCAAATCAGCTACAGAGCAAATACCTGAAGGTTTTGGTTCTCCAGAAATGGGACCAATAACTACGGGTTTAGGGGAAATCTACCAATACATTTTAGACGTAAAACCGGGTTATGAAGATACATACACCACAACCGATTTACGTACCATTCAAGATTGGGTTGTAAAACGTCAATTATCCGGAATTCCTGGAGTGGTTGAAGTGAATACTTGGGGCGGATTTTTAAAACAATATGAAGTTGCCATCAACCCAAACAAGCTAACCGCTATGCAAATTACTATCGCAGAAATTTATGAAGCGTTAGAAAAAAATAACAGTGTTTCTGGTGGTGGTTATATTGAGAAAAACAACAAAGCCTTTTTTATTCGTGGTGAAGGATTGGTAACTTCACTAGAAGATATTAAAAACATTGTTGTTAAAAATGACGGCACGCCTATTTACATTAAAGATGTTGCTACTGTTGGCTTTGGAAGTGCAACCCGTTTTGGGGCCATTACCGGAAATGGAGAAGGCGAAAAAGTATTAGGACAAATCATGATGCTAAAAGACGGTAATTCTAAAGAAGTTATTGATACCGTTAAAGAACGTGTAGCATCCATACAAAGCACATTACCAGAAGGTGTTTATATTAATGGTTTTTTAGAGCGAAGTGAACTGATTGCCAAAACCACATTTACCGTTGCCGAAAACTTAATTTTAGGATCGCTAATCGTAATTTTTGTGGTGGTTTTATTACTCGGTAATTGGCGTTCTGGTTTAGTCGTTGCATCGGTGATTCCGTTAAGTTTATTATTTGCTATTATTTTGATGCGTCAATTTGGAGTAGATGCTAACTTGATGAGTTTAGGTGCCATCGATTTTGGAATTATCATTGATGGCGCAGTTATTATTGTCGAATTTATTGCGTTTCAAATCATGTCCAAATCTGCACATCTTTCTGAAATCAGCAAAAATGAAAAACAAGCCGAAATTGACCAAATAACACTAAAAAGTGCTTCAAAAATGATGAATTCCGCTATTTTCGGACAATTAATCATCTTAATCGTATTTATTCCCATTCTATCTTTAAGTGGTATTGAAGGTAAAATGTTTAAGCCTATGGCAATGACTTTCAGCTTTGCTTTAATTGGCGCCATGATTTTATGTTTAACCTATGTTCCTGTAGTCTCATCGATGTTTTTAAAACCAAGTAAGCAATCCGCAAAAAACATTTCGGCTAGGTTAATGAACTTTTTAAATAAAGGCTACCAACCTGTTATTCATTGGGCCTTATCTAATAAAAGAATAGTCGTTGTATTATCCGCAATTTTATTAGCCTCCAGCGTATGGATTTTTAGTAAAATGGGAGGTGAATTTGTACCTACTTTAGATGAAGGCGATTTTGTAATTCAACCTGTTTTAAAAACGGGAACATCGCTTGGAAGAACGATAGAAATCACAACAAGAATAGAACAAATTCTTTTAGATAATTTCCCAGAAGTAGACCAAGTAGTAACGCGTATTGGAGCTGCAGAAGTACCAACAGATCCAATGTCTATGGAAGAAAGTGACGTGATTATTAAACTGAAACCTAAAAAAGAATGGACCTCTGCTAAAAGCAAAGATGCATTGGCGGATAAATTTAAAGAAGCCTTGGCAGTAATTCCAGGAATGGAAGTAGAGTTTACACAACCCATTGAAATGCGATTTAATGAATTGGTTACTGGTGTTCGTGCAGATGTTGCCATTAAGATTTTTGGAGAAGATTTAACTGTTTTAGCCACCAAAGCAAATGAAATTAAAACACTTATTGAAAATGTGGAAGGTGCTGCTGATATTTCGGTGGAAAAAGTAGAGGGATTGCCACAAATGAGTGTAAAATTCAATAGAAGTAAAATTGCACGTTACGGACTTAATATTTCCGATTTAAACGATGTGATTTCCATGGGATTTGCGGGTAAAACTGCAGGAAGTGTTTTTGAAGGCGAAAAACGTTTTGATCTAGTACTTCGTCTTCAAGAAAATAACAGAAAAAATATAGAAAGCCTAGAAAACTTATATGTAGACACGCCTAACGGAAATAAAATTCCGCTTAGCGAATTAGCAGAAATTAGCTACACTACGGGACCTGCACAAATATCTAGAGACGACACCAAACGTCGCATTGTGGTTGGTATTAATGTTAGAAACAGGGATTTACAATCTGTTGTAAATGATGTGCAACAAATTATAGAGAGCAAGTTAAAATTACCTGTTGGTTACACCATTACTTATGGCGGACAATTTGAAAACCTTCAAAGTGCAAAAGACCGCTTATTAGTTGCAGTTCCTGTGGCTTTAGTTTTAATATTTATATTACTTTATTTTGCCTTTAATTCCATAAAAGAAGCACTAATCGTGTATTCTGCGATTCCGTTATCTGCAGTAGGTGGTATTCTATTATTATGGATTAGAGATTTACCTTTTAGTATATCGGCAGGGGTTGGTTTTATAGCATTATTCGGAATTGCAGTACTAAACGGAATTGTATTAATCGAGCATTTTAAAGAGCTTAAAGCGGAAGGTTTTTCTAATATTAATGAACGCATCAAAAAAGGAACCTCTGAGCGCTTACGCCCTGTTTTACTAACAGCAGCAGCCGCAGCTTTAGGATTTTTACCTATGGCTATTTCTACAAATGCTGGAGCAGAAGTACAACGTCCTTTAGCAACGGTTGTTATTGGTGGTTTGGTTACTGCAACCCTATTAACCTTAGTTGTTTTGCCCATTTTATATGCTTGGTTTGAAGAAAAAAAGGAACTTAAAATGAATAAGAAAGCAATAGCTTCTGTAATTGTTTTGCTGTTTACTTTTAGTATTCAGGCGCAAAACAAACCATTAAATATTGCACAGACTTTAGAATTAGCAATAGAAAATAACGCAAATTTAAAAGCGGAAAACTTAAAAATAGATCAATCCAATGCTTTGGTAACTTCGGCTTTTTTGTTTGACAAAACCAGTATTTATTATAATTATGATGAAAGTAATTTAGCTATAAATAACGAACCACTTAAAGTTTTTGGCGTCTCACAAGGTTTTAAATTTCCAACGGTTTATTTTGCCGAAAAGAAAGTAAACCAATCTAAAGTAAAGGTACAAGAAGCCAATTTTAGTTTGCAATTACAGCAATTAAAAAAGCAAGTTTATGCTAATTATTACCAGTTAAGCTATGCTAAAAACAAAGCGGAAAACTATAAATATTTAGATAGTTTGTATCGGGATTTTGCAAAAAAAGCAGCCCGTCGTTTTGAGTTAGGAGAAACGAATTATCTAGAAATGATTACGGCAAAATCCAAACAAAAACAACTAGAAACACGCTATAAACAATCCCTTCAAGAAGTTGTTTTATATAGGGAGCAACTTAAAAAAATAGTACAAGTAGATTCTATTACTATTGCAGATGGTTTGCTTGAAAAACTAGAAGTCGAACAATTATCGGTCACTAAAAATGCTAGTTTATCCGTTTTTGATGCGTCTATGGATTATCAACAAGCGCAAACAAAACTAGAAAAGCAAAGCGTACTTCCAGACTTAAATGCCGAATATTTTCAAGGTACCAACAGTGGTTTAAACGATAACATTAAAGGCTATCAATTAGGGATTAAAATTCCTATTCTGTTTGGCGGTCAACGTTCTAAAATTAAAGCAGCCAAAATTGCGCAAGAAGTTATTGCAGAACAAAAACAAGATTATCAAACGCAATTAAATGCGGAGTATCAATCTTTATTAGCAAAGCTTCAGCAGTATGAAGAAGCGATAACTTATCATGAAACGCAAGGACAAACGCTTTCCGAAGAAATTATAAAAACAGCAAATAGAACCTTTAAAGAAGGAGAAATCGATTTCTTTCAATACATACAAAGTTTAGAGACTGCAAAAGATATTCAGCTGAATTATTTAGAGCAATTAAATCAATACAACCAAACCGTAATTACCATCAACAACTTAACATTATAA
- a CDS encoding exodeoxyribonuclease III has product MKIISYNVNGIRAALKKDFIGWLKAADPDVICLQEIKAMEEQLDIDVFVEAGYKYNYWFSAQKKGYSGVAILSKTEPDHVEFGTGIESMDFEGRNIRADFNGVSVMSLYLPSGTNNARLEHKLEYMDMFQDYINNLKKEIPNLVICGDYNICHEEIDIHNPKMKGVSGFLPIEREWIGSFIDSGFTDAFRFIHPEKQAYSWWSYRANSRANNKGWRLDYMMVSNPIKEKIKRSVILQEAVHSDHCPVLVEIEN; this is encoded by the coding sequence TTGAAAATAATCTCATACAACGTAAACGGAATTCGTGCAGCACTAAAAAAAGACTTTATAGGATGGCTTAAAGCTGCAGATCCAGATGTGATTTGTTTGCAAGAAATAAAAGCAATGGAAGAGCAACTGGATATAGATGTTTTTGTTGAAGCTGGTTACAAGTATAATTATTGGTTTTCTGCACAAAAGAAAGGATATAGTGGAGTTGCTATTTTAAGTAAAACCGAACCAGATCATGTGGAGTTTGGAACCGGGATAGAATCTATGGATTTTGAAGGGCGTAACATTCGTGCCGATTTTAACGGTGTTTCTGTAATGAGTTTATATTTGCCGTCGGGAACCAATAATGCAAGATTGGAGCATAAGTTAGAATATATGGACATGTTTCAAGACTATATAAATAACCTAAAAAAAGAAATACCTAACCTAGTTATTTGTGGTGATTATAATATATGTCATGAAGAAATAGATATTCATAACCCAAAGATGAAAGGAGTTTCTGGTTTTCTTCCTATAGAAAGAGAATGGATTGGTAGTTTTATTGATAGCGGATTTACGGATGCTTTTCGTTTTATTCATCCTGAAAAACAAGCATATAGCTGGTGGAGTTATCGTGCAAATTCTAGAGCAAATAATAAAGGATGGCGATTAGACTACATGATGGTTTCTAATCCGATAAAAGAAAAAATAAAAAGAAGCGTTATCCTTCAAGAAGCTGTGCATAGTGATCATTGTCCAGTTTTAGTAGAAATAGAAAATTAG
- a CDS encoding OmpA family protein, whose product MKSKIVLIAIATILISSCVSPKVYKDLESKYAHLKKENRKLSDENESLLGANNKTENDYAKLKSDYDAAIANRDKLQADYNASKTNLENLKASYDALEKNSSASLAENSQKNRELLAQLEAKEQALQAENTRLEKLKSELEQRSNRVAELENVIASKDAAMTQLKNAISKALTDFEGKGLTVEQRDGKVYVSMENKLLFQSGSWAVGVQGKKAVQQLGTVLGENPEIAVLIEGHTDNVPYTGTGQISGNWDLSTKRATAIVNILRENNAINPENLTAAGRGEFAPIAGNDTAEGKAKNRRIEVILTPKLDEVSKLLKDI is encoded by the coding sequence ATGAAAAGTAAAATAGTATTAATAGCAATTGCCACAATTTTAATCTCATCATGTGTTTCGCCTAAAGTCTATAAAGATTTAGAAAGTAAGTATGCACACTTGAAAAAGGAGAACAGAAAACTTTCTGATGAAAACGAATCGCTATTAGGAGCAAATAATAAAACCGAAAACGACTACGCAAAATTGAAAAGCGATTATGATGCAGCTATTGCAAATCGAGATAAATTGCAAGCAGATTACAATGCGTCTAAAACGAATCTTGAAAATTTAAAAGCTTCTTATGATGCTTTAGAAAAAAATAGTTCTGCTTCATTAGCCGAAAATTCTCAAAAAAACAGAGAGTTATTAGCGCAATTAGAGGCTAAAGAACAAGCTTTACAAGCAGAAAATACTAGACTTGAAAAATTGAAAAGCGAATTAGAACAACGTTCTAATAGAGTTGCGGAATTAGAAAATGTGATAGCATCCAAAGATGCAGCAATGACGCAATTAAAAAATGCAATCTCTAAAGCTTTAACCGATTTTGAAGGAAAGGGTTTAACCGTAGAACAACGTGACGGAAAAGTATATGTGTCTATGGAAAACAAACTGCTTTTTCAATCTGGTAGTTGGGCAGTTGGTGTACAAGGAAAAAAAGCCGTACAACAATTAGGGACTGTTCTAGGTGAAAATCCGGAAATAGCAGTTTTAATAGAAGGACATACAGATAATGTGCCATATACAGGAACTGGTCAGATTTCTGGAAATTGGGATTTATCTACCAAACGTGCTACAGCCATTGTAAATATATTAAGAGAAAATAATGCGATTAATCCGGAAAATTTAACCGCAGCTGGAAGAGGAGAATTTGCTCCAATTGCAGGTAATGATACTGCCGAAGGTAAAGCAAAAAACAGAAGAATTGAAGTTATTTTGACTCCGAAGTTAGATGAAGTATCAAAACTTTTAAAAGATATTTAG
- a CDS encoding efflux RND transporter periplasmic adaptor subunit, with protein MKNIYILLFSMVLVACGNSEKKAEIVPETETYNNKTTITKAQFEGEKMAFGSLSEYDFNETIKVNGMIDVPPKNKSSVTTFTGGYITKTPLLIGDSVKKGQLLVTLENPEFVELQQNYLEVAEQLNYLKSEYHRQKTLFEEKITSEKNYLKAESAYKSNLAHYNGLRKKLQMLNLNPSSVEQGRISSTINLYAPISGHVTKVYVSNGTYVSPSDVIMEIVDIDHIHLELSVFEKDIMQIKKDQKILFTIPEASNKTFEAEVHLVGTTIDEQTRRVKVHGHVDNDKENFIVGMFVDADIIVDSTKSMGLPKEAIMEVGDAFYVLVLEEQHAEEFQLEKVKLELGKQTEMHVEILNAEVLKDKQILVKGNSMLLNDSESGHSH; from the coding sequence ATGAAAAACATATATATCCTATTATTTTCAATGGTTTTAGTAGCCTGCGGAAATTCAGAAAAAAAAGCAGAAATAGTTCCGGAAACAGAAACATATAACAACAAAACTACCATTACAAAAGCACAGTTTGAAGGCGAAAAAATGGCATTTGGCTCCTTATCCGAGTACGATTTTAACGAAACCATAAAAGTAAACGGCATGATAGATGTACCGCCAAAAAACAAATCTAGCGTTACGACTTTTACAGGTGGTTATATTACAAAAACACCATTATTAATTGGAGATAGTGTAAAAAAAGGACAACTTTTAGTAACCCTGGAAAATCCAGAATTTGTAGAGCTTCAGCAAAATTATTTGGAAGTTGCAGAGCAATTAAATTATTTAAAATCGGAATACCACAGACAAAAAACATTGTTTGAAGAAAAAATTACTTCCGAAAAAAACTATCTAAAAGCGGAAAGTGCTTATAAAAGCAACCTGGCGCATTATAATGGTTTACGTAAGAAATTACAAATGCTAAATCTGAATCCGAGTAGTGTAGAACAAGGACGAATTTCTTCCACTATAAATTTATATGCACCAATTTCTGGACACGTTACTAAGGTTTATGTAAGTAATGGAACCTATGTTTCACCAAGCGATGTTATTATGGAAATTGTAGATATTGACCATATTCATTTAGAATTATCGGTCTTTGAAAAGGACATTATGCAAATTAAAAAAGATCAGAAAATTCTGTTTACAATTCCTGAAGCTTCCAATAAAACCTTTGAAGCAGAAGTACATTTAGTTGGGACCACTATTGATGAACAAACGAGACGTGTAAAAGTGCATGGACACGTAGATAATGATAAAGAAAACTTTATTGTTGGGATGTTTGTCGATGCAGATATTATTGTGGATAGCACGAAAAGTATGGGACTTCCAAAAGAAGCTATTATGGAAGTTGGCGACGCATTTTATGTTTTAGTTTTAGAAGAACAACATGCTGAAGAATTTCAATTAGAAAAAGTTAAATTAGAGCTTGGAAAGCAAACCGAAATGCATGTCGAAATTCTAAATGCTGAAGTTTTAAAAGACAAACAAATCTTAGTAAAAGGCAACAGCATGCTTTTAAATGATAGTGAAAGCGGACATAGTCACTAA